The following coding sequences are from one Streptomyces dengpaensis window:
- a CDS encoding PDZ domain-containing protein encodes MEQTALRPKPMPGQEPGGGRPSGSARRPHAARRRGKRLMTLLFSLFIGTVLVLSGVGLGTVGATVIGMSKLADLQKRSAGAPPPSGAMPAPDGANSVPGGAGSGPGGASPAPAQPPARQSAGPARATLGIEAVDAVKDAGALVVGVHVPGPGYMAGLVRGDVLLAFGETRLRSAADLARAVAAARPGRTVTLTVRHANGGRQQLSAVPGFVT; translated from the coding sequence ATGGAACAGACCGCGTTGCGACCCAAGCCGATGCCCGGTCAGGAGCCGGGCGGTGGCCGTCCGTCCGGCAGCGCCCGGCGCCCGCACGCCGCGCGGCGGCGTGGCAAGCGGCTGATGACACTGCTCTTCAGCCTGTTCATCGGGACCGTCCTCGTCCTGTCAGGCGTCGGACTGGGCACCGTGGGCGCCACGGTGATCGGCATGAGCAAGCTGGCGGATCTGCAGAAACGGTCGGCCGGAGCCCCGCCGCCCAGCGGAGCCATGCCGGCGCCGGACGGCGCAAATTCGGTCCCGGGGGGCGCCGGTTCGGGGCCGGGAGGCGCCAGTCCGGCCCCGGCCCAGCCGCCCGCCCGTCAATCCGCGGGACCCGCGAGGGCGACGCTCGGCATTGAAGCCGTCGACGCCGTCAAGGACGCGGGCGCACTCGTCGTCGGCGTCCACGTCCCGGGCCCCGGCTACATGGCGGGCCTGGTTCGCGGCGATGTCCTGCTCGCCTTCGGCGAGACCCGCCTCCGATCGGCCGCCGACCTGGCGCGCGCGGTCGCGGCCGCGCGCCCCGGGAGGACCGTCACTCTCACCGTGCGACACGCGAACGGCGGTCGTCAGCAACTGTCGGCCGTTCCAGGGTTTGTGACCTGA
- the cyc2 gene encoding germacradienol/geosmin synthase Cyc2 — MTKPFELPHFYMPYPARLNPHLDEARAHSVEWARGMGMLEGSGIWEQSDLDAHDYGLLCACTHPDCDGPALSLITDWYVWVFFFDDHFLETFKRSQDRDGGKAYLDRLPLFMPLDLSTPVPEPENPVEAGLADLWARTVPSMSLDWRRRFAVATEHLLNESLWELSNINEGRVANPIEYIEMRRKVGGAPWSAGLIEYATAEVPASIAGTRPLRVLMETFADGVHLRNDLFSYQREVQDEGELSNGVLVLETFFGCTTQEAADAVNDVLTSRLHQFEHTALTEVPALALEKGLPPDEVAAIAAYTQGLQDWQSGGHEWHMRSSRYMNEGALNSSPLQGLTGFGASAADVGALLAAAGAERLRAYTHVPFQKVGPSRIPEFHMPFQLELSPHLDNARRNLTDWMHAMGMLQEGVWDEDKLAAYDLPLCSAGIDPDATPEALDLSAQWLAWGTYGDDYYPMVYGHRRDFAAAKVCTERLKACMPVEGEEPLVPASGMERGLTDLWRRTTAEMTPDQRRTLRAAVDVMLESWLWELSNQIQNRIPDPVDYLEMRRATFGADLTMALCRRGHGPKVPPEVYRTGSVRSLENAAVDYAMLLNDVFSYQKEIEYEGETHNGILVVQNFFGCDYPTALGIVHDLTTQRMQQFEHVAANELPIVYDDFDLSDAARETMQGYVADLQNWMAGILNWHQHVDRYKPEYLARRGSPFVPDRIPALPFR; from the coding sequence ATGACGAAGCCGTTTGAACTCCCGCACTTCTACATGCCGTATCCCGCGCGGCTGAACCCGCATCTCGACGAGGCACGCGCCCATTCGGTCGAGTGGGCCCGCGGAATGGGCATGCTGGAGGGCTCCGGCATCTGGGAACAGTCCGACCTCGACGCGCACGACTACGGGCTGCTGTGCGCCTGCACCCACCCCGACTGCGACGGGCCCGCGCTCTCCCTCATCACCGACTGGTACGTGTGGGTGTTCTTCTTCGACGACCACTTCCTGGAGACCTTCAAACGCAGCCAGGACCGCGACGGCGGCAAGGCCTACCTGGACCGACTGCCCCTCTTCATGCCGCTGGACCTCTCAACTCCCGTACCGGAGCCGGAGAATCCGGTCGAGGCCGGCCTCGCCGACCTGTGGGCGCGCACGGTGCCCTCGATGTCCCTCGACTGGCGCCGCCGCTTCGCCGTCGCCACCGAGCACCTGCTCAACGAGTCCCTGTGGGAACTGTCCAACATCAACGAGGGGCGCGTCGCCAACCCCATCGAGTACATCGAGATGCGCCGCAAGGTCGGCGGCGCGCCCTGGTCGGCTGGGCTCATCGAGTACGCGACCGCCGAAGTGCCCGCGTCCATCGCCGGGACGCGGCCGCTCAGGGTCCTGATGGAGACCTTCGCCGACGGCGTCCACCTGCGCAACGACCTGTTCTCCTACCAGCGTGAGGTCCAGGACGAGGGCGAGCTCAGCAATGGCGTGCTCGTCCTGGAGACCTTCTTCGGCTGCACCACCCAGGAGGCCGCCGACGCCGTCAACGACGTCCTCACCTCGCGGCTCCACCAGTTCGAGCACACGGCACTCACCGAAGTGCCCGCGCTGGCCCTGGAGAAGGGGCTCCCCCCGGACGAGGTCGCGGCCATCGCCGCGTACACGCAGGGCCTGCAGGACTGGCAGTCCGGCGGCCACGAGTGGCACATGCGCTCCAGCCGCTACATGAACGAAGGGGCGCTCAACTCATCGCCGCTGCAGGGCCTGACGGGGTTCGGCGCCTCCGCCGCCGATGTCGGCGCGCTGCTGGCGGCGGCCGGCGCCGAGCGGCTGCGCGCGTACACCCACGTCCCCTTCCAGAAGGTCGGCCCGTCGCGCATTCCTGAGTTCCACATGCCGTTCCAGCTGGAGCTCAGCCCGCACCTGGACAACGCACGCCGCAATCTCACCGACTGGATGCACGCCATGGGCATGCTCCAGGAGGGCGTCTGGGACGAGGACAAGCTCGCCGCGTACGACCTGCCGCTCTGTTCGGCGGGCATTGACCCGGACGCGACGCCCGAGGCTCTCGACCTCAGCGCTCAGTGGCTCGCCTGGGGCACGTACGGCGACGACTACTATCCGATGGTCTACGGCCACCGCCGCGACTTCGCCGCCGCCAAGGTGTGCACCGAGCGCCTGAAGGCCTGCATGCCGGTCGAGGGGGAGGAGCCGTTGGTCCCGGCGAGCGGCATGGAGCGCGGGCTCACCGACCTGTGGCGGCGTACGACGGCGGAGATGACCCCGGACCAGCGACGCACCCTGCGCGCGGCCGTGGACGTCATGCTGGAGAGCTGGCTGTGGGAACTGTCCAACCAGATCCAGAACCGCATCCCCGACCCGGTCGACTACCTGGAGATGCGCCGCGCCACCTTCGGCGCCGACCTCACCATGGCCCTGTGCCGGAGGGGCCACGGCCCGAAGGTCCCGCCCGAGGTGTACCGCACCGGTTCCGTGCGCTCCTTGGAGAACGCCGCCGTGGACTACGCCATGCTCCTCAACGACGTCTTCTCCTACCAGAAGGAGATCGAGTACGAGGGCGAGACCCACAATGGCATCCTCGTCGTGCAGAACTTCTTCGGCTGCGACTACCCGACCGCCCTCGGCATCGTCCACGACCTGACGACCCAGCGCATGCAGCAGTTCGAGCATGTGGCCGCGAACGAACTGCCCATCGTTTACGACGATTTCGACCTTTCGGACGCGGCACGCGAGACGATGCAGGGCTATGTCGCCGACCTCCAGAACTGGATGGCCGGCATCCTGAACTGGCACCAGCATGTAGACCGCTACAAGCCCGAGTACCTGGCCCGCCGCGGCAGCCCCTTCGTACCGGACCGGATCCCGGCGCTGCCCTTCCGGTGA
- a CDS encoding damage-control phosphatase ARMT1 family protein produces MILSNEPGSFPWSVLAERHPALIRKVRDAFPYGPDQRRALDALLKNSTEGVIEPLGARAADRAQWDAWGRAYFGRSWFDVPFLWAESYFYRQLLEAVGYFAPGPWQGIDPFRPFKLAEIDTAEADEELAALDELARQPVEVQEEALLHGSLWGNRADLGFRLSAGEGDASVDSQLVANDVEMLRSLFTGGALCLVADNAGRELIPDLLLIDHLLLHHRVGRAVLHVKPYPYYISDATTADVIDALRRLTAAKGAAADSGHRLWSAMTDGRLTVRAHSFSCAPLPYADMPDDLRQDFAAADVTIMKGDLNYRRLVGDRLRPATTPFAVPTAYFPGPVAALRTLKSDVIVGLEARTEAALVAAEDQRWRTSGTHALIQVRP; encoded by the coding sequence GTGATCCTCAGCAACGAACCCGGCTCCTTCCCCTGGAGCGTGCTGGCCGAACGGCATCCGGCGCTCATCCGCAAGGTGCGGGACGCCTTCCCCTACGGCCCAGACCAGCGCCGCGCGCTCGACGCCCTGCTCAAGAACAGCACCGAGGGCGTCATCGAACCGCTCGGCGCGCGGGCGGCGGACCGTGCGCAGTGGGACGCGTGGGGGCGTGCGTATTTCGGCCGTTCCTGGTTCGACGTGCCCTTCCTGTGGGCCGAGAGCTATTTCTACCGGCAACTCCTGGAAGCCGTGGGGTACTTCGCCCCCGGGCCCTGGCAGGGCATCGACCCCTTCCGCCCCTTCAAGCTCGCCGAAATCGACACCGCGGAAGCCGACGAGGAACTCGCCGCGCTGGACGAGCTCGCGCGTCAGCCCGTCGAGGTCCAGGAGGAGGCGCTGCTGCACGGCTCGCTGTGGGGCAACCGCGCGGACCTCGGTTTCCGCCTGTCCGCCGGGGAGGGCGATGCGTCCGTCGACTCCCAACTCGTCGCGAATGACGTGGAGATGCTGCGATCACTGTTCACCGGAGGCGCCCTCTGCCTGGTCGCGGACAACGCGGGCCGGGAACTCATCCCTGACCTGCTCCTCATCGACCATCTCCTCCTGCACCACCGCGTCGGGCGGGCCGTCCTGCACGTCAAGCCGTACCCGTACTACATCTCCGACGCCACGACCGCCGACGTGATCGACGCCCTGCGCCGCCTCACCGCCGCCAAGGGTGCCGCCGCCGACTCCGGCCACCGCCTCTGGTCGGCCATGACCGACGGCCGCCTCACGGTCCGCGCCCACTCCTTCTCCTGCGCACCGCTGCCATACGCCGACATGCCCGACGACCTGCGGCAGGACTTCGCCGCGGCCGATGTGACGATCATGAAGGGCGACCTGAACTACCGCCGCCTCGTCGGCGACCGGCTCCGCCCCGCCACCACCCCCTTCGCCGTCCCCACCGCCTACTTTCCCGGACCGGTGGCCGCCCTGCGCACCCTCAAGTCCGACGTCATCGTCGGCCTCGAGGCCCGCACCGAGGCCGCACTCGTCGCCGCGGAGGACCAGCGCTGGCGCACAAGCGGCACACACGCGCTGATCCAGGTGAGGCCTTAG
- a CDS encoding lytic polysaccharide monooxygenase auxiliary activity family 9 protein: MTAYRTATAAAVAVATPLLLATWAAGPAQAHGAPTNPVSRVSACSPEGGSLIRTAACQAAIAANGAPFTAWDNLRVAGVNGRDREVIPDGKLCSGGLAAYKGLDLARADWPSTRLTPGAGFTLTYSSTIPHAGTFKLFLTKPGYDPTRPLKWSDLPTKPFATATDPALVNGAYRMEAKLPSDRTGRQMLFTIWQNSSTADTYYSCSDVVFPGGGEGPAPAQSTPGSQSAQSSRKTTPPAKRTPARTSPSPSATSPALVTTSPGEETSPVDLAPAADSASGSGAGSASNTTLPLVAGGAGALLLTAGVVLTLRRRR, encoded by the coding sequence ATGACCGCCTACCGCACCGCCACCGCGGCCGCTGTCGCCGTGGCGACTCCGCTGCTCCTCGCGACGTGGGCCGCGGGACCCGCCCAGGCGCACGGCGCGCCGACCAATCCGGTCAGCCGTGTCTCCGCGTGCTCGCCCGAGGGCGGGAGCCTGATCCGGACCGCGGCCTGCCAGGCGGCGATCGCCGCGAACGGCGCGCCCTTCACGGCCTGGGACAACCTCAGGGTGGCCGGCGTCAACGGCAGGGACCGCGAGGTGATCCCCGACGGGAAGCTGTGCAGCGGAGGCCTGGCCGCCTACAAGGGACTCGACCTCGCCCGCGCGGACTGGCCGTCCACCCGCCTGACTCCCGGCGCGGGCTTCACCCTCACGTACAGCTCGACGATCCCGCACGCGGGCACCTTCAAGCTGTTTCTGACCAAGCCGGGTTACGACCCGACCCGGCCGCTGAAGTGGTCCGACCTGCCGACGAAGCCGTTCGCGACCGCCACCGATCCGGCCCTGGTGAACGGCGCCTACCGCATGGAGGCCAAACTGCCGTCCGACCGGACCGGACGCCAGATGCTCTTCACGATCTGGCAGAACTCGAGCACGGCGGATACGTACTACTCGTGCTCGGACGTGGTCTTCCCGGGCGGGGGCGAGGGGCCGGCGCCGGCCCAGAGCACGCCGGGTTCCCAGAGCGCCCAGAGTTCCCGGAAGACGACGCCACCCGCGAAGCGGACGCCCGCGCGCACGAGCCCGTCCCCCTCGGCCACATCCCCTGCCCTCGTGACCACTTCACCGGGCGAGGAGACCTCGCCGGTTGATCTCGCGCCTGCCGCCGACAGCGCCTCCGGCTCCGGAGCCGGATCCGCGAGCAACACCACGCTTCCCCTGGTCGCAGGGGGAGCCGGGGCGCTCCTCCTCACGGCGGGCGTCGTCCTCACGCTGCGGCGACGCCGCTGA
- a CDS encoding P1 family peptidase — translation MSVHQGSEEAERPRTGPLNALTDVAGLRVGHAQRTGDGWLTGVTVVLAPEGGAVAAVEVRGGGPGTRETDALDPRNLVDRIDAVVLTGGSAFGLDAASGVVAWLEDQGRGFRVGADPSQVVPVVPAATLFDLGRGGDWRARPGADLGRAAVEAAAGTAEGSPVPQGCVGAGTGAVAGGVKGGIGTASVRLPSGVTVAALAAVNAAGSLLDPDTGALYGSWTALGEEFRARGLPAGTPAGDVHTRARERLAAAREESVQRKADTARPLNTTLAVVATDAALTRAQAQKLAGTAHDGLARAIRPVHLLTDGDTVFALSTGRRALQPEHPDTTGWGAHTETAELNAVLAAGADVLSRAVVHAALSAESVDGPGGVFPSYRDLYGGPGAA, via the coding sequence ATGAGTGTGCATCAGGGGTCCGAGGAGGCCGAGCGACCGCGCACCGGTCCGCTGAACGCGCTGACGGATGTCGCGGGCCTGCGCGTGGGCCACGCCCAGCGCACCGGTGACGGCTGGCTGACCGGCGTCACTGTCGTCCTCGCGCCCGAGGGCGGCGCGGTCGCCGCCGTCGAAGTGCGCGGCGGCGGCCCGGGCACCCGGGAGACCGACGCGCTGGATCCGCGGAACCTGGTCGACCGTATCGATGCGGTGGTGCTGACCGGCGGCAGCGCCTTCGGACTCGACGCGGCGAGCGGCGTGGTGGCCTGGCTGGAGGACCAGGGGCGCGGCTTCCGGGTGGGCGCCGATCCGTCCCAGGTGGTTCCCGTGGTGCCCGCCGCCACCCTCTTCGACCTCGGGCGCGGCGGCGACTGGCGGGCACGGCCCGGGGCGGACCTCGGACGGGCGGCCGTCGAGGCGGCGGCCGGCACGGCGGAGGGCTCCCCGGTGCCGCAGGGCTGTGTGGGGGCGGGCACCGGCGCGGTGGCCGGCGGAGTCAAGGGCGGCATCGGGACGGCGAGCGTCCGCCTGCCGTCGGGCGTGACGGTGGCTGCGCTGGCGGCGGTGAACGCGGCCGGCTCGCTGCTGGACCCCGACACCGGTGCGCTGTACGGCTCTTGGACGGCGCTGGGCGAGGAGTTCCGCGCACGGGGCCTGCCCGCGGGGACGCCCGCCGGGGACGTACACACCCGGGCGCGCGAACGGCTGGCCGCCGCGCGCGAGGAATCCGTACAGCGCAAGGCGGACACCGCGCGCCCGCTCAACACCACCCTGGCGGTGGTCGCCACCGACGCGGCGCTCACCCGCGCGCAGGCCCAGAAGCTCGCCGGCACCGCGCACGACGGCCTCGCCCGGGCGATCCGGCCGGTGCATCTGCTCACCGACGGCGACACGGTCTTCGCCCTGTCCACCGGACGCCGCGCGCTGCAGCCCGAGCACCCCGACACCACCGGATGGGGCGCACACACGGAGACCGCGGAGCTCAACGCGGTGCTCGCGGCGGGCGCGGACGTCCTCAGCCGGGCCGTGGTGCACGCGGCCCTGTCCGCCGAGAGCGTGGACGGCCCAGGCGGCGTCTTCCCGTCGTACCGGGACCTGTACGGCGGGCCTGGAGCCGCGTGA
- a CDS encoding lysylphosphatidylglycerol synthase transmembrane domain-containing protein, which produces MSPPLDALPRALPAPVRSPSAARLTRLVLTLLPLVLIGAWAVVDWRSALDGTARLAAADPWWLLAGIFFTCMGWVAAACTRQGAIPERLPPGPLLASQFAAGAANHVLPASIGAHAVTLRFLQGRGVSLARATASLALYSLVKPVAKTAVLIVFVLAFPDVLRLGELVPDDRTLLLAAAGVALGPVAAALILAVVRPLRRPVLGFVRTALTEARILHTMPSRVLALWGGAAATPLLQGSVIASVGFSLGLPLSWPQVVLALLLASTAVGAVPAPGGIGPVDAALVFTMVAFGAPIGLATATVVGYRVLTVWVPLLPGTLVLSALVHRKVL; this is translated from the coding sequence GTGTCGCCGCCGCTCGACGCTCTCCCCAGAGCGCTCCCCGCCCCCGTCCGCTCCCCCTCCGCCGCTCGCCTCACCCGCCTGGTGCTGACGCTGCTCCCGCTCGTGCTGATCGGTGCGTGGGCGGTGGTCGACTGGCGCTCGGCGCTCGACGGCACCGCCCGGCTGGCCGCCGCCGACCCCTGGTGGCTGCTGGCCGGGATCTTCTTCACGTGCATGGGCTGGGTGGCCGCCGCGTGCACCCGGCAGGGGGCCATACCCGAAAGGCTGCCGCCGGGGCCCCTGCTCGCCTCGCAGTTCGCCGCCGGGGCCGCGAACCACGTGCTGCCGGCGAGCATCGGCGCCCACGCCGTCACCCTGCGCTTCCTGCAGGGCCGTGGCGTGTCCCTGGCCCGGGCGACCGCCTCGCTCGCCCTGTACTCGCTCGTCAAGCCGGTGGCGAAGACGGCCGTGCTCATCGTCTTCGTCCTGGCCTTCCCGGACGTGCTGCGGCTCGGTGAACTCGTCCCGGACGACAGGACGTTGCTCCTGGCCGCGGCGGGCGTGGCGCTCGGTCCCGTCGCGGCCGCCCTGATCCTGGCGGTCGTACGTCCGCTGCGCCGCCCCGTTCTCGGCTTCGTACGCACCGCCCTGACCGAGGCGCGGATCCTGCACACCATGCCCAGCCGTGTCCTCGCCCTGTGGGGCGGGGCGGCCGCCACTCCCCTGCTCCAGGGGAGCGTGATCGCTTCGGTCGGGTTCTCGCTCGGGCTGCCGCTGTCCTGGCCGCAGGTGGTCCTCGCACTCCTCCTCGCCAGTACCGCCGTCGGGGCCGTGCCCGCGCCGGGCGGCATCGGCCCGGTGGACGCGGCGCTGGTGTTCACCATGGTCGCGTTCGGCGCCCCGATCGGCCTGGCCACGGCGACCGTCGTCGGCTACCGCGTCCTCACGGTCTGGGTGCCCCTGCTGCCCGGCACGCTGGTGCTCTCGGCACTCGTCCACCGCAAGGTCTTGTGA